In Leptospira harrisiae, one genomic interval encodes:
- a CDS encoding lysophospholipid acyltransferase family protein, which yields MGQLQFFVVLCYSIPFLVILFPIGLSFSYIFKITGLDRWSNRINNYLGFFWYRSFFLITGRTLDFKQGDWDPNGNNRFLICNHTNAMEVPLIVALPYLSNSKDVKLSYLGGDIIQRYKIIPLMMHKTIVEAVIYSEKKPNFRNFKTDVLRVLKTRSIFLYPEGERTFTEEIKPFQTGVMKIAYKFNVDLDVFVVSGMMGYSNLAEYSHLKKTKTVYFHFCGSIKAKDFSTFESYLAEAETLMRNKKQEIESLEKSAVTV from the coding sequence ATGGGCCAACTCCAATTCTTTGTGGTATTGTGTTATTCAATACCATTTCTAGTGATTCTCTTTCCTATAGGATTGTCATTCTCTTACATATTTAAAATCACTGGACTAGATCGCTGGTCGAACCGAATCAATAATTATTTAGGTTTCTTTTGGTACCGTTCTTTTTTCCTCATTACAGGACGCACTTTAGATTTTAAACAAGGAGATTGGGATCCAAACGGGAACAATCGTTTTTTAATTTGTAATCATACAAATGCAATGGAAGTTCCGCTCATTGTTGCACTTCCATATTTATCTAATTCAAAAGATGTAAAGTTATCTTATTTAGGTGGTGATATCATTCAAAGGTATAAAATCATACCGCTAATGATGCATAAAACAATTGTAGAAGCAGTGATTTATTCTGAAAAAAAACCAAATTTCCGAAACTTTAAAACCGATGTGCTCAGAGTATTAAAAACAAGATCTATTTTTTTATATCCTGAAGGCGAAAGAACTTTCACAGAAGAGATCAAACCATTTCAAACTGGTGTGATGAAAATTGCTTATAAGTTTAACGTTGACTTAGATGTATTTGTTGTGAGTGGAATGATGGGATATTCTAACCTTGCAGAATACTCTCATTTAAAGAAAACAAAAACTGTGTATTTTCATTTTTGTGGTTCTATTAAAGCAAAAGATTTTTCAACGTTTGAATCTTATCTAGCAGAGGCAGAGACTCTGATGAGGAATAAAAAACAGGAAATTGAATCTTTAGAAAAGTCCGCCGTTACTGTATAA
- a CDS encoding ArsR/SmtB family transcription factor — MVKRNYSIDVVLHALSDPTRRQVIERLSMGPASVSELASPFSMAMPSFMQHLDILESSQLIYTEKVGRVRICYINQNPFAVMENWLQVQKSQWERRLNQLDSFLLKTQGKT, encoded by the coding sequence ATGGTCAAAAGAAACTACAGCATTGATGTCGTTTTGCATGCTCTATCAGATCCAACAAGACGCCAAGTCATCGAAAGATTAAGTATGGGACCAGCAAGTGTAAGTGAATTGGCATCCCCATTTTCTATGGCTATGCCATCGTTTATGCAGCACTTGGATATTTTAGAATCCTCTCAACTTATTTACACGGAAAAAGTCGGGAGGGTTCGCATCTGTTATATTAATCAAAATCCATTTGCTGTAATGGAAAATTGGTTACAGGTGCAGAAATCGCAATGGGAGAGACGATTGAACCAATTGGACTCTTTCTTATTAAAAACACAGGGGAAAACATGA
- a CDS encoding FecR family protein — translation MKTKIILTTILLFSFQCSRFQFGSNASIDQTAGAVVTFLQGDVLILSQGKESKGKIGDVVRPGDRILSKLGKVDLQTYRGEVIRIKENSDIMFRDIAGENHPNTELHLWAGNLLVKSVKLKSSQNLSVTSPTMVAGVRGTVFSFELEKGSVPKVKVYEGAVSVAFKTSPKLVEINEGLSVENYNRLVKTLEENEVILEPGEKLEVNPNLNELVYLINAKVAANALTNKELAGFIDFDSGLSKQESVVSPQEKAEAETLVAIPSETIQKQIESQKNNPTNPSEVVISTIEKEHAEKRAEALNKIVSDATKTGLDEEEEIHNHYSVLETIHKSNGDVLSGAVVAQLGDIFIVHSTKGVLQLSVDDIEYVEYKNFSVKTKAKK, via the coding sequence ATGAAAACAAAAATAATCCTCACAACAATCCTCCTATTTTCCTTTCAATGCAGTCGTTTCCAATTTGGATCGAATGCCTCAATTGACCAAACTGCTGGTGCTGTGGTCACTTTTTTGCAAGGAGATGTGTTGATACTTTCTCAAGGAAAGGAATCCAAAGGCAAAATTGGTGACGTAGTGCGACCAGGAGACCGAATCCTTTCTAAATTAGGAAAGGTTGATTTACAAACCTATCGTGGGGAAGTGATTCGCATCAAAGAAAATTCAGATATAATGTTTCGCGATATCGCTGGCGAAAATCATCCGAATACAGAACTACATTTATGGGCGGGAAACCTACTTGTAAAATCTGTAAAATTAAAATCATCTCAAAATCTTTCAGTAACTTCTCCTACAATGGTCGCAGGTGTTAGAGGAACTGTTTTTTCCTTTGAATTAGAAAAAGGATCTGTTCCCAAAGTAAAAGTATATGAAGGTGCCGTTTCTGTTGCCTTTAAAACATCTCCCAAACTAGTAGAAATCAACGAAGGTCTATCTGTGGAGAATTACAATCGTTTGGTGAAAACTTTAGAAGAAAATGAAGTCATTTTGGAGCCAGGTGAAAAGTTGGAAGTGAATCCCAACTTAAATGAACTTGTGTATCTGATCAATGCAAAAGTGGCAGCCAATGCTTTGACAAATAAAGAATTGGCTGGATTTATCGATTTTGACAGCGGTTTGTCTAAACAAGAAAGTGTAGTATCGCCTCAAGAGAAAGCTGAGGCAGAAACGCTTGTTGCAATTCCATCTGAAACAATTCAAAAACAAATTGAATCGCAAAAAAACAATCCAACCAATCCATCGGAAGTGGTGATTTCTACAATTGAAAAGGAACATGCTGAGAAACGAGCGGAAGCGTTAAATAAAATTGTTTCTGATGCTACAAAAACGGGATTGGACGAAGAAGAAGAAATTCATAACCATTATAGTGTTTTGGAAACTATTCATAAATCAAATGGAGATGTTCTTTCCGGTGCCGTTGTCGCTCAGTTAGGTGACATATTTATAGTTCACTCAACAAAAGGAGTGCTCCAACTTTCAGTCGATGATATTGAATACGTGGAATACAAAAATTTCTCGGTAAAAACTAAGGCAAAAAAATAG
- a CDS encoding HpcH/HpaI aldolase/citrate lyase family protein: MALTHPQSALFAGEKPFPIIPACEHFAGSEKLITKALELQNKLGGLFDITMDCEDGAQTGKEKEHAEMIVRIQNSELNKHKMSGVRIHDYTNEHWRGDVDILVPGAGNVIAYITIPKPTKASQVKEQITYIQEACKKAGIKREIPIHVLIETHGALNDVFEIAALPWLQVLDFGLMDFISGHHGAIPASCMKSPGQFDHELLRRGKANLVAAALMNGVIPAHNVTLDLKNIYQTYADAKRAHDEFGFLRMWSIYPAQIQSILDAMAPNFAETQTACDILIKAQDAEWGPIQHDGDLHDRATYRYFWELVQRAKLTGQKLPDEVEKRFFSN, encoded by the coding sequence ATGGCACTGACTCACCCGCAATCCGCACTCTTTGCAGGAGAAAAACCTTTCCCTATCATCCCTGCTTGTGAACACTTCGCTGGATCTGAAAAACTCATCACAAAAGCGCTCGAGTTACAAAATAAACTCGGTGGACTTTTCGACATCACGATGGACTGCGAAGACGGTGCCCAAACTGGAAAAGAGAAAGAACACGCAGAAATGATTGTTCGTATCCAAAACTCCGAACTGAATAAACACAAAATGAGCGGGGTTCGTATCCATGATTATACTAACGAACACTGGCGTGGAGATGTAGATATCCTTGTTCCTGGAGCAGGAAATGTAATTGCTTACATCACAATTCCAAAACCGACAAAAGCAAGTCAGGTGAAAGAGCAAATCACTTACATTCAAGAAGCCTGCAAAAAAGCAGGTATCAAAAGAGAAATCCCAATTCACGTGTTGATTGAAACTCATGGCGCATTGAATGATGTATTTGAAATTGCTGCACTTCCTTGGTTGCAAGTTTTGGATTTCGGACTTATGGATTTTATTTCCGGTCACCACGGTGCGATTCCTGCATCTTGCATGAAATCTCCAGGCCAATTTGACCACGAACTTCTTCGTCGTGGAAAGGCGAATTTAGTAGCGGCTGCACTTATGAATGGAGTGATTCCAGCTCATAACGTAACTTTGGATTTGAAAAACATTTACCAAACATATGCAGATGCAAAACGTGCACATGATGAATTTGGATTTTTACGTATGTGGTCTATTTACCCTGCTCAAATCCAATCTATTTTGGATGCAATGGCTCCAAACTTTGCTGAAACACAAACAGCATGTGACATTCTAATCAAAGCACAAGACGCAGAATGGGGACCAATCCAACATGATGGCGACTTACATGACCGGGCTACTTACCGATATTTCTGGGAACTTGTCCAAAGAGCAAAATTGACAGGGCAAAAACTTCCAGACGAAGTAGAGAAAAGATTCTTTTCTAACTAA
- a CDS encoding SRPBCC family protein codes for MNKESNEQINLELDLVLERIVEVPVELVWNAWTIPEQLKQWFTPVPWKTIDCRIDLKPGGEFYTLMQSPEGNQFPNNGCFLEVIPFEKLVFTDSLLSGYRPSGSSFMTAFVTMESIGAATKYKAVAKHKDPDTKKQHEEMGFMDGWGTALDQLVAFTKTLPR; via the coding sequence ATGAATAAAGAATCAAATGAACAAATCAATCTCGAATTGGATTTGGTGTTGGAAAGAATCGTTGAAGTGCCAGTAGAGTTAGTTTGGAATGCTTGGACAATACCAGAACAATTAAAACAATGGTTTACTCCAGTTCCTTGGAAAACAATCGATTGTAGAATAGATTTAAAACCAGGTGGAGAGTTTTACACTTTGATGCAATCGCCGGAAGGAAACCAATTTCCAAATAACGGATGTTTTTTGGAAGTCATTCCATTTGAGAAACTTGTTTTTACCGATAGTTTACTTTCAGGATATCGACCTTCAGGGAGTAGTTTTATGACAGCATTTGTAACAATGGAATCAATTGGTGCTGCAACAAAATACAAAGCGGTCGCAAAACACAAAGACCCAGACACTAAAAAACAACATGAAGAAATGGGATTTATGGATGGATGGGGTACTGCTTTAGACCAACTTGTTGCCTTTACGAAAACCTTACCAAGATAA
- a CDS encoding methyl-accepting chemotaxis protein — translation MSIRQRVSLSIAGILFIGFVVLTTFQIYRTVSDLNAEIKENSKVTSEKWSFEIQEHLNAMMGVIRGFRFALFYTSPPRDSMISSMREILERNDDIFAIWLCYEPNAYEGRDATFVGKPGHDKTGRFIPYLHRTPDGKINFEHLVDYDNPNGAGDYYLQVKKSNKAKVFGPYEYLAGGKKIQMISLVVPIYPKGKFLGAAGIDLDITTLQEKIGDTRPFRGQGRIAFLSSNGTYVMYGQDQTKLGKKIENPDHLKFYLENLKLGKSFTIQHEGYTHYFSPFHIGKDPQFWALQVSIPDSIFSDQITKVVLSSTLISIAILIVVLFFLNFVFKKQISSRLEKAMEFSSQIANGNLAINAEEINQDEIGSLLHSMNQMKNSLVSIIADIKSTVEKLGSQSGKMASTSQTLSDTSQAQASAAEESSAAVEELSASADNVGKSMEDAVVKMKEIDKSVLTLREEVQNINKEMEYLAKFASESREHAVVGETAMNESTKAMEDIGEKAERISEVLDIITEISEKTNLLALNAAIEAARAGDAGRGFAVVAEEIGKLALQTGASVKEIGDLVISTNSAVENGNKKVTEAAQVLNLLNSRVKEFETSATRVLESVLLQENNAKDIAQNSNLLTNLNLQIEDAVFEQKRATEEISKTIISISNGTQDVATGSDQLTIVAAEIASQASYLSTQVERFKLK, via the coding sequence ATGAGTATACGCCAAAGGGTCTCTCTTTCCATCGCAGGAATTTTGTTTATTGGATTTGTTGTCTTAACCACTTTTCAAATCTATCGCACAGTCTCAGACCTCAATGCTGAAATTAAGGAAAATTCAAAAGTCACTTCTGAAAAATGGTCTTTTGAAATTCAAGAACACCTCAATGCTATGATGGGTGTGATACGGGGATTCCGATTTGCTTTGTTTTATACTTCACCACCTCGGGATTCTATGATCAGTAGTATGAGAGAGATCTTAGAGCGTAATGATGATATTTTTGCCATTTGGCTCTGTTATGAGCCGAATGCATATGAAGGAAGGGATGCCACTTTTGTTGGTAAACCAGGTCATGATAAAACAGGAAGATTCATTCCCTATTTGCACCGTACACCAGATGGTAAAATTAACTTTGAACATTTAGTCGATTATGATAATCCGAATGGGGCTGGTGATTATTACCTTCAGGTGAAAAAATCCAATAAAGCAAAAGTATTTGGACCTTATGAATATTTGGCAGGTGGAAAAAAAATTCAAATGATATCTCTTGTGGTACCAATTTATCCGAAAGGAAAATTTTTAGGTGCGGCAGGAATCGATTTAGATATTACAACATTACAAGAAAAAATCGGAGATACCCGACCATTTCGTGGACAAGGAAGAATCGCCTTCTTGTCATCTAATGGGACTTATGTGATGTATGGGCAAGACCAAACTAAATTAGGGAAAAAAATAGAAAATCCAGATCATCTCAAATTTTATTTAGAAAATCTAAAATTAGGAAAGAGTTTTACCATCCAACACGAAGGTTATACTCACTACTTTTCTCCATTTCATATTGGTAAAGATCCGCAGTTTTGGGCATTACAGGTGAGTATTCCTGATTCAATTTTTAGTGATCAAATTACAAAAGTAGTTCTAAGTTCAACTTTGATTTCTATAGCTATTTTAATTGTAGTTTTGTTTTTTCTGAACTTTGTATTTAAAAAACAAATCAGTAGTCGTTTAGAAAAAGCAATGGAGTTCTCTTCCCAAATTGCAAATGGAAACCTAGCTATCAATGCAGAAGAGATCAACCAGGATGAAATTGGTAGTTTATTGCATTCCATGAACCAAATGAAGAATAGTTTGGTTTCTATCATTGCTGATATAAAATCAACAGTGGAAAAACTTGGCAGCCAGTCAGGTAAGATGGCTTCAACATCTCAAACCCTATCTGATACTTCACAAGCCCAGGCATCTGCTGCAGAAGAATCCTCTGCAGCGGTAGAAGAATTATCGGCATCAGCAGATAATGTCGGTAAGTCAATGGAAGATGCTGTTGTAAAAATGAAAGAAATAGATAAGTCGGTGTTAACTCTCAGAGAAGAAGTTCAGAATATTAATAAGGAAATGGAATATCTTGCTAAGTTTGCTTCTGAATCCAGAGAACATGCTGTTGTGGGTGAAACTGCAATGAATGAATCCACAAAGGCTATGGAAGACATTGGTGAAAAAGCGGAACGAATTAGTGAAGTTCTTGATATCATTACTGAAATTTCGGAAAAAACCAATCTATTGGCTTTGAATGCTGCGATTGAAGCGGCAAGAGCTGGTGATGCTGGACGAGGATTTGCGGTTGTCGCAGAAGAAATTGGAAAACTTGCATTACAAACCGGTGCCTCAGTAAAGGAAATTGGTGATCTTGTAATATCAACCAACTCTGCTGTTGAAAACGGAAACAAAAAGGTAACTGAAGCCGCCCAGGTTTTGAATTTACTCAATAGTCGAGTGAAAGAGTTTGAAACTTCAGCGACTAGAGTTTTGGAATCAGTACTCTTGCAGGAAAACAATGCAAAAGATATTGCTCAAAATTCAAATCTTCTCACCAACTTGAATTTACAAATTGAAGATGCTGTATTTGAACAGAAAAGAGCAACTGAAGAAATTTCCAAAACCATCATCAGTATTTCAAACGGAACACAAGATGTGGCGACCGGATCCGATCAATTGACCATTGTTGCCGCTGAAATTGCTTCACAGGCTTCTTACCTTTCTACTCAAGTAGAAAGGTTTAAACTGAAGTAA
- a CDS encoding alginate export family protein gives MSWRITKSKPIFFLSITILTAVFQVSGIYAQAEPNATPKVEAVSEPVVQQPKEEKKEGYVSSQIGNLSGEYLRSFQVTSKQRKAIQENKSLWFADKFRVGFGIRPKADSLNNTDFDKSTPDNRNNALTQTQFFILGDINENVLFKITLQDVRLWGGEVVSSGNAEQKYAAIANAGTTVDTTKQREVAINNFTGLREAFLDLKTTNQAFRLRTGRQILEFGDGRILGTRNDSLNGNSFDALRFTGKISNHTLDVFGSVIGAENNSNSIVSNNSTKLGGIGDSYYGGIHYNWKVADWLGIDLYNYSLFKQQRKASAPPTLSETRNYRGDDQLNTSGFRLTNRTKNNALPDTTGIDWMVEAAWQTGFNGERVTPNWLNQNGVYTTNQKTGEPPPFSEAVRYKANIVAVQLGYTPVKEFRIGVQYVQASGDPNRNDSSVATYNPLFATRRMAGGSLPFAGNGNSGLVFWQNIKDYSLHLKYESSNYGTFIINPHWYYKVKLQDGYYDNNNYVSGSKATGETASTEDYYNAEAYNPTKPKLGNLVATELNFIYIITPFENVSFWFGATVIKAGDAIRNQKNNPLETDPLHRYDLSPTATMATFQTVFAI, from the coding sequence ATGAGCTGGCGAATTACAAAATCTAAACCCATTTTTTTCCTTTCGATTACCATCTTAACGGCAGTGTTTCAGGTGAGTGGAATTTATGCCCAGGCGGAACCTAATGCAACTCCCAAAGTTGAAGCAGTTTCTGAACCCGTAGTTCAGCAGCCGAAAGAAGAAAAAAAAGAAGGGTATGTGAGTTCGCAGATTGGCAATTTATCTGGAGAATATTTGAGAAGTTTCCAGGTTACAAGCAAACAAAGGAAGGCGATCCAAGAAAACAAAAGCCTTTGGTTCGCTGACAAGTTTCGTGTTGGGTTTGGCATTCGCCCAAAAGCAGATTCATTGAATAATACTGATTTTGATAAATCTACACCTGATAACAGAAACAATGCCTTGACCCAAACGCAGTTTTTTATCCTGGGAGACATCAACGAAAATGTCCTTTTTAAGATCACATTGCAAGATGTTCGCCTTTGGGGAGGAGAAGTGGTTTCTAGCGGAAATGCAGAGCAGAAATATGCGGCAATCGCCAATGCTGGAACTACAGTTGATACCACCAAACAGAGGGAAGTTGCCATCAATAATTTCACAGGCCTCAGAGAAGCTTTTTTGGATTTAAAAACGACAAATCAAGCATTCAGATTAAGAACAGGAAGACAAATTTTAGAATTTGGTGACGGTAGAATCCTTGGTACTAGAAACGATAGTTTAAATGGAAACTCTTTTGATGCACTCAGGTTTACTGGTAAAATTAGTAATCATACATTAGATGTTTTTGGTTCCGTCATAGGGGCAGAAAATAATTCAAATAGTATTGTATCAAACAACTCTACAAAGTTAGGTGGAATTGGTGATTCTTACTATGGAGGTATTCATTATAACTGGAAAGTGGCAGATTGGTTGGGTATTGATTTATATAACTACAGCTTATTTAAACAACAAAGAAAAGCCTCTGCCCCTCCTACACTTTCTGAAACAAGAAATTACCGAGGTGACGATCAATTAAATACTTCTGGTTTTCGACTCACGAATCGAACAAAAAATAATGCACTCCCTGATACAACAGGAATCGACTGGATGGTAGAAGCAGCTTGGCAAACAGGTTTTAATGGCGAACGAGTAACTCCGAATTGGCTAAACCAAAATGGGGTTTACACTACCAATCAGAAAACAGGAGAACCACCTCCTTTTTCAGAAGCAGTCAGATATAAAGCGAACATTGTGGCAGTCCAATTAGGTTATACACCTGTAAAGGAATTTCGAATTGGAGTCCAATATGTACAAGCTTCAGGTGATCCTAATCGAAACGACTCGAGCGTTGCAACTTACAATCCGCTATTTGCTACCAGACGAATGGCAGGTGGCTCCTTACCGTTTGCCGGTAATGGTAACTCCGGTCTTGTTTTCTGGCAAAATATCAAAGACTATTCCTTACATTTAAAATATGAATCATCAAATTACGGAACTTTTATCATCAATCCTCATTGGTATTACAAAGTTAAACTACAAGATGGTTATTATGATAACAATAATTATGTTTCTGGAAGCAAAGCTACAGGCGAAACAGCGTCTACAGAAGATTATTATAACGCAGAGGCATACAATCCCACTAAACCAAAGTTAGGTAACTTGGTAGCAACGGAACTAAACTTTATCTATATCATTACTCCATTTGAAAATGTTTCATTTTGGTTTGGAGCAACGGTCATCAAGGCTGGAGATGCAATTCGTAATCAAAAAAATAATCCTCTTGAAACAGATCCTCTACATCGATATGATTTGAGTCCAACCGCTACAATGGCAACATTCCAAACAGTATTTGCGATTTAA
- a CDS encoding chloride channel protein, whose product MSSNIPKSQFQPLSFGIQWLIVFLWISFFVGSASAIFLFALEKVSQLRELNSWLVYWLPMAGFCIGWFYFHYGKNVSKGNNLLLEEIHSPTSIIPIRMAPFVFLGTLMTHLFGGSAGREGTAVQMGGAIAHQLTRLIPFQIKDQQTLIILGISAGFASVFGTPLAATVFSIEVIRIGEYRWRLFFPALITAYLSHWVCLLWGIGHSHYPKIPFELSRTLILCLVGISILSGLVARTFSLVVHKVSEWFSIWIGYSPLRPLVGGAIIVSLVGLGLNPIYLGLGLPTIQLAFHSPLPMESFLLKFLLTTVTIGSGFKGGEVTPLFFIGASLGNLFGFFDPTHLSLFVAIGFISVFAGASNTPLASAIMGIELFGWEAGVLFFFSTWIAFIFSGHTSIYQSQLIGKTKFFSKSQDLGKKISEIK is encoded by the coding sequence TTGAGTTCAAATATACCCAAATCCCAATTCCAGCCCCTTTCTTTCGGAATTCAGTGGCTTATTGTTTTTTTGTGGATTTCCTTTTTTGTTGGTTCTGCATCAGCTATCTTTCTTTTTGCATTAGAAAAAGTAAGCCAGTTACGGGAATTGAATTCTTGGTTGGTTTATTGGCTCCCAATGGCCGGATTCTGCATCGGTTGGTTTTATTTTCATTACGGTAAAAACGTGAGTAAAGGGAATAATTTACTCTTAGAAGAGATTCATTCTCCCACTTCCATCATTCCGATCCGAATGGCACCATTTGTATTTTTAGGAACCCTAATGACCCATCTATTTGGTGGTTCTGCAGGCAGAGAAGGGACGGCTGTACAAATGGGAGGAGCCATCGCCCATCAGTTGACTCGTTTGATTCCCTTTCAAATAAAAGACCAACAAACTTTAATTATATTGGGAATTAGTGCAGGTTTTGCCTCTGTATTTGGGACTCCACTTGCAGCTACCGTATTTTCTATCGAAGTCATTCGAATCGGGGAATATCGATGGAGACTATTTTTTCCTGCTTTGATTACAGCTTATCTTTCTCATTGGGTTTGTCTTCTTTGGGGAATTGGTCATTCTCATTATCCAAAAATACCGTTTGAATTAAGTAGAACATTAATTCTTTGTTTGGTGGGAATTTCAATTCTTTCAGGCCTTGTTGCGCGAACCTTCAGTTTGGTAGTTCATAAAGTATCAGAATGGTTTTCTATTTGGATCGGATATTCTCCTCTTCGGCCTTTGGTTGGTGGAGCTATCATCGTAAGTTTGGTAGGATTGGGTCTTAATCCTATTTATTTGGGACTTGGGTTACCAACCATCCAATTAGCCTTCCATTCCCCTTTGCCAATGGAATCTTTTCTATTGAAGTTTCTCCTTACGACTGTTACTATAGGATCCGGCTTTAAAGGGGGAGAAGTGACTCCTTTGTTTTTTATAGGTGCAAGTTTGGGAAATTTATTTGGTTTTTTTGATCCCACTCATTTGTCATTGTTTGTTGCGATTGGTTTTATTTCTGTTTTTGCAGGCGCAAGTAATACACCTCTGGCTTCTGCCATTATGGGGATCGAATTATTTGGTTGGGAGGCAGGTGTTCTTTTTTTCTTTAGTACTTGGATTGCTTTTATATTTTCCGGGCACACAAGTATTTACCAATCGCAATTGATTGGTAAAACAAAATTTTTCAGTAAGTCTCAAGATTTAGGTAAAAAAATTTCGGAAATAAAATGA
- a CDS encoding bacitracin resistance protein BacA has product MDPDNIYNPPGGPPPQNPNVKLLFQKWGETAIRELVSDFYDLVANSEIKWMFQGDWDLAKEKQADFMIQVLGGPNYYIEKWGPARMRMRHFVFPISDKEREVWFRCYDEALQKFDFEHDDKIDFLYFLDGFSAWMVNRKDSI; this is encoded by the coding sequence TTGGATCCAGATAATATCTACAACCCACCAGGAGGACCACCTCCTCAGAACCCTAACGTAAAATTGCTTTTTCAAAAATGGGGAGAAACTGCCATTCGTGAGTTGGTTTCAGATTTTTATGATCTGGTTGCCAATTCTGAAATTAAATGGATGTTTCAAGGTGATTGGGATTTGGCCAAGGAGAAACAAGCTGATTTTATGATCCAAGTGTTAGGCGGCCCGAATTACTATATTGAAAAATGGGGACCCGCTCGTATGCGGATGCGCCACTTTGTTTTTCCAATTTCAGATAAAGAAAGAGAAGTTTGGTTTCGGTGTTACGATGAAGCCTTACAGAAGTTTGATTTTGAACATGATGATAAAATCGATTTTTTATACTTTTTAGATGGTTTTAGTGCGTGGATGGTGAATCGCAAAGACTCAATCTAA